A window from Panulirus ornatus isolate Po-2019 chromosome 29, ASM3632096v1, whole genome shotgun sequence encodes these proteins:
- the LOC139758097 gene encoding cuticle protein 19-like yields the protein MFYKASLVLVLVGVALAAPADLYSAPSYNNQYYEEPTPYNFAYGVQDEYAGTDFGQTEESDGKTVRGSYTVQLPDGRKQTVTYVADDYNGYQAEVSYYGEAQYPYEYGPPVTFRPQDSYHPSPSYQ from the exons ATGTTCTACAAG gcgtccctggtgctggtgctggtgggcgTGGCCCTCGCCGCCCCAGCTGACCTCTACTCCGCCCCATCATACAACAACCAATACTATGAG GAGCCGACGCCGTACAATTTTGCCTATGGAGTTCAGGACGAGTACGCCGGCACCGACTTCGGTCAGACTGAGGAATCTGACGGTAAAACTGTCCGTGGCTCCTACACCGTCCAGCTCCCCGACGGTCGCAAACAGACG GTGACGTACGTGGCCGACGACTACAACGGCTACCAGGCTGAGGTCAGCTACTACGGTGAGGCCCAGTACCCCTACGAGTACGGTCCACCCGTCACATTCAGGCCCCAGGACTCataccacccctctccctcata